The candidate division WOR-3 bacterium genome has a window encoding:
- a CDS encoding GNAT family N-acetyltransferase, translated as MKEIRCLETPGSELVLMVYEFRQILAKLNKSPVEYTIKDAYDETAQYFTENRTVFGLYDDEMLMGFSVLKSEAETHWLEWLFVDRKFRGFENASMLFDFTENYAKEHGADQLYIWVHPDNRQMLRFLKKKGYDVLNLIEVKKTKPQTSTKINLFGNELKY; from the coding sequence ATGAAAGAAATCCGCTGTCTTGAAACTCCCGGATCCGAACTCGTCCTCATGGTCTATGAATTCAGGCAGATCCTGGCAAAACTGAACAAATCACCTGTCGAATACACCATCAAAGACGCTTACGATGAAACCGCGCAGTATTTCACGGAAAACAGGACAGTCTTCGGTCTTTACGACGATGAAATGCTCATGGGTTTTTCGGTTCTGAAGTCCGAGGCCGAAACCCACTGGCTTGAATGGCTATTCGTAGACAGAAAATTCAGAGGTTTCGAAAACGCGTCAATGCTCTTCGACTTCACGGAGAATTACGCCAAAGAACATGGAGCGGATCAGCTCTATATATGGGTACACCCCGACAACCGTCAAATGCTGAGGTTCCTAAAGAAAAAAGGATACGACGTGTTGAACCTCATCGAGGTAAAAAAGACAAAACCTCAGACTTCCACAAAGATAAACCTCTTCGGCAACGAGTTAAAATATTGA